Within Populus trichocarpa isolate Nisqually-1 chromosome 6, P.trichocarpa_v4.1, whole genome shotgun sequence, the genomic segment AAAGTTAGGGCAAATATAgcctaaagtttttttttttgtttaacgtgggtgtccaagtcagcttgcgcgcatctcgactaatcccacgggccttgaagttaacgaccacgtaagcctccagtgaccatcatataagcaaccatagggctcgaacctgagaccacagagggaacaAACCAATATAGCCTAAAGTTATTGTATCTCTAAGATGACTTGTAgcataataatattgatttgcTGCATTAAACAATATGATGTAGACGATGCATGTCGTCTCCAAAAGACGAACTGATTATGTCTTGGTTTTAATCATCAGCaacttattttaatacaataatattatgaaTGATTTAATAATCTTTATACTATAATACATTGATAACATACTTGTAATCGTACCGGTGACTAGATTAAAAAGTTTTGGTTTGTCTTTCATCTTAAttcatttgataattatatgatttttatacattatttaattttgaacttGATACTTCAATATCTTaacatttattataaatttacatAGTTATCGggttaatctaaattaattatttttattaaaatgatattattttttctttgcaagtGGACTGTGATCTAATTGGGTTTAagcttaaatattattaatttaattattgaaatttcaaTGAAGTCATTAAAATATCATTCTAAATTACACTTCAAATAATCTTGAATTCATCGAATCAACGCAgttaaatcagttttttttagcaAGAGTGTTGTCTGTCTTGGATGTTTTGGCAACTTTCTAACAAGATCCAATGACTATAATGAGAGGATTGTTTGTGGAGACAAGTTAGGCATCTCCCCACCATTTCAGACCACAAGCCACATGCTCTTTGCCTGGTCTTGCTTCGGCTACAATTTTAGAGCATATCCCTTTCCAGATTATCAACGGTGAAATTAACACTGCGTATTAGCACATTCACACCCAATTCTACCTGGGTAGCtgagcttttgatttttttttaaattaacgtggatgtccggaccAGTTTATGCGCAGCTCAACTGATTTCACGGActttaaaattaacgaccatataagacTCTAGTAGCTTTGAAGGAACTCaaactcataaatattaaaaagcaaaatcaaaatctGACCAATCGAGGTACCATTTTTATCTactaaaaacaaagcaaatttaGGCCCCCATTACTCCAAAGAATACTGGCATTCGAGGATATTGCCCCCTTAGCAAAGAAACATTTCAGCCCCACGGCCATCATCATCAAGGTTGGAATCTAAGAAGACATGGCAAGGCAATGTGGCACCCCTTGCCTTGATATTTATGACATGCCGATGCTCAATTATGGTGAAATCTCACCTTCACCTCCTAAGATTCTACACTCTATTGATGGTGGCAGTACCATTCAATCTCCAAGATTCTCTGTCTTCAtcgtttatttttgcatttggaattgtttgttaataaatatattttgatttaaaaatattaaattaatatttttttaatagctttAATGAAccatatcaaaaattaaaaaaatacatttcaagaaaaaatattttagaaaaatcatgatatcaaacaaacacattataagtatattaaaaaatatggttgaagttgttttttaacatattttaaaaaaatacaataaaataatattttttttatttttccacatttatttttaacattaatacaataaaatatccaaaaatataaaaaaaattatttaaaataaaaaaatcaaaatttattgaaattccATGCAACCAAAGCCTCAGACAGGCTTACAACTACTTTACTGTTGATGTACGTGTCATTCGATTATAAGTGACATGCACATAGATGTGGATACCATAGTACCATGATAAAAATCTCCCATGGGAATTCACGACCAGACAGCAGTCAAGCACCTTCATGCAAGGATAAGCAAAATGGGGACACAAAACTGCTTTGCCCAGACTGCCCACAGCTTTACTGTTGATATCAACGAAATATCTTTGGGCAAATAGGTCAAAATACAATAAAGGCACAAGCTCCCTGCTACAGTGCCACCGCAACTGGGGCTCCGAACTTTCTAATCGgcgttttaaaaaattaattttttatattttaaaaaataaaaaacaaaaattttaatccatttccaaaaaaacaacaattaatatATTCTTGATAAAAAGCACAACCTCCTGCCACAGTGCCACCGCAACCAGGGCTTCGATCTTCCGCAAATGGGCTCCAATCATTGATCATTTTGAAATTGCATAATGCAAAGTTGCaaacagtgttttaaaaaaattaattgtttttatttaaattatttttaatattaaaaaaagtattaatttaatatatttaaaaaaaaaaatcagcgtAACCACTCCTTTTACCTTTCCCAGCCTGGCAACCTTCTTTCCCTGACTGGAAACAAAACCTTGAAaagcaaaatttaaaacatggcCAGTACCCAGGAATCAATCAAGATGGTAGGTACCAAATTGcccaccatatatatatatattattagatgAAAATCAATGGGATTTCAGTAGCAACACCATTCACAATTACCATGTAGTACTTGAATGCATGAAATTAAGAAGTATTGGACCATATTGTGGATATAGAGGTCAAGAAACAGAAATACTGATTAATTAAGCAAGTAAATTTCAAGTGGAGGAGATCTACACCCAATGAAGTTCTTAATTTCCAACGAAGctcccagaaaagaaaaaattaaaaacagccccgggaaaaaaaccaaatttactTTCAACTCCCTCCGTTAATCGTGTCTTTGTACCTTATAATAGAATCCACCCTCTGCAACTTCAGCTGCTGCTTAAACTTGTATATAAAATCATCAGCTTTAGCATCCACTTCAGTGTCACCAACCTCGGTGGTGGTCTTCCCTTCTCTCACAGTAGCTGGCCTGCGAGATTCAACGATGTCCTCCTCTTCAAAATGAGAAAAGGCAGATTTTGCGCTTGCAGATTTCCTCATTTTCTTTGGTAGCTTTTTGGGTACTTCACCGGAAGTTGGTTTTGTATCTGAAATGGATTTGCTCAGTTTACCTCCCTGTAACTTGCTGTATATCTCTTCAAAAGTCTCTTCTTGGTCTTGGATTTGCTCGTTTTCTTCGTCTTGAAATCtatcctcctcttcttcttctcggAGCCGTTCATCATGTTCTTGTATTTGGCTATAAATTTGTTGAGAAGTGAAATGGGTTGGCGTGCTTTCTTGGTTTTCGTGGGTTTTAGTACTGGTGGGATTAAATGATTCTTGAGATAAGTAACTATAAAGGTTGATGGACTTGATTTTTTGCAACATCGAAGGAGAACTAGAAATAGTTggctggttttggttttggttttggtggtATTGATAATCTTGTTGAGAGGTCTGTTGATGAAAAGTGAAACGTTGGTCAGAGTCTTGAGGATTTTCGAAAGTCACGGTTGTAGGTTCTTGGGATCTATAGCTATATAAGCTGATAGATTTGAGTCTTTGTAGTACAGAAGGAGATCTAGTAAGCTGGTAACCATGACCATACTGTGCTTGAAcatgtttttcttgttcttgacgTTGGTCACCAGGTTTCTGGGTGGCTAGTCTTGAAGATACAAAAATGGTGCCAATCATTAGATtgagaagaacaaagaaaacagCTGGGGTTAACCAACTATTCATAGAAGTCCAGATTGATATGGATTCTTCAAGCATGATTTTTGGCTGGGATTGACGCAAACTTAGAGAGAAATGAAGATGGTGTTTGTTGATTGTagaagagaaacaaagaatGGGAGGACGAGTAATGCTTGAGCACAAATATAATGGATACACTAGAATTTTGTCTTCTTATATTTTGGaggcttaagaaaaaaaatgatttttttaattttatagaatcTCGAGGGACACGCTTCAGGATGTGGATGTGAGGCTGTAGTTGTTTGAAGGGCAAGTGAGGGGGACAGGCAAAAATCAAAGACCAAAGAGCGAAAACCTGCAGCTGGATTTATATGCCGACGCtgcgtttgttttttttatataaaaaaaaagaatgtattattttgatattttttaaaataattttaaatatgaagTTATATTTTATGCCAGTTTGGTATGcgattttaattgtaattttaaatgtattaagttagttaatatatattataattttacatgtatcttaataaaaaaacaaaactttaattaaaaaaatctgcagttcataactttttaaaattttatgtatatataatagCAAATATATACTTCATGAtctattaatttcaagaaaaattagtaaattacaaaagaaactcttataaaatttagagaaaagtCCTTGCTTGCTGTAAGAAGAAAACGATGCAATCCTGATGATGTCGTTGGGAAAAACATAATTATCTAAATGAAGTCACCCTGACCTCAATTCGTGCCAGCAAGCTGTCATCTTTAATTgtagtgattttatttttatggtgcGGAGAAggtaaacatttttaatttaattcaactaTTTACTTTTTAggttcattttgaaaaatatatatagatataaaaaacataaattttcgatataagtatttttattattttttaagggttataattttttttttctctcctctttctttaaaataaactaaaacaataacTAGTGTTAGGTCACTAGATGCTTCAAATacactataatttttttcttaaaaggcACGCATCTATGTTAGTGCCATCAACTTTAGTCCAAGAAAGAAGAACTAAGGTATAATTTGGTTAACAGAAAGGATGAATATTAAGGACAAAGAAGacagaaaacaacaaaaagatgaATATAAAATTGTATTGGTCAGTGGTGTAtaacacaaaataattatttttatattttgtttgattggtgatatataaaacaaaatataatataaaaaattatatttaatatgaattacctccaaacttatatattttaaaaaataattaaatgttattttttaactttaatttacaataagtattgaaattaataacaatataataACCATGCATATAAAACATGGATCGGCTTGGCGGGTTGCCCCGAGACCCAAACAACTCAGTACCTAAACCcgtccaaattaaaaaaaaaaaacccagagaGATGATTGAACTAGTTTGGTTCGATCAAAAACACTGGTTGTTCCCACGATCCGGTCAACCAGGGGTACAACCCGAGTAGAAAAactgtttgatttgtttttttttaaatggtcaaaatagtgttgtttttatctctttttcaaCCAGAAACAATAATATGGTTGACCTTTCAACCCATGACCTAACCTAACCCTCAAGTCAGTTTTGAAAACAtgataatgatatatttttatcattacatGTCTTAGTTTGacaagtttgaaattaaaagtttttttataattataatttatacataaaaaataataattgctgTCTACGGAGATATGTCATGTCTGTACATTCTATTTTGTAAATACAATaaaacacttcaaaattattctaggaatgcatttatttttatgtatttgtcCCTATCTTTTCATTcgaatacatttttatttttgttgtcttGGTATTTACtaacaagattgaaaaaaaaaaactagaagtgAGGGGAAAATTACTGCAATTCAAGACTCAAATTACTATTCATTAGAATAGCGATTTGACAATATCACTGCTCACTAAAAAAGCCTTTCAACTAGACATTAGGGGCAATGTGGTCTTTTCACCGTGACATAACAGTCCTTTACAAATTGTACGGGGTtaaattggttatttttttttttttttgccctgtaaaaataaaaacttaatcccataaaaaaatacaatgcatGTTACTTAGGGAcgttctgtttttttatataaaaaaataaaatagtgtaATTATGTTGATGCTCTTAaagattaaatcaatttaactctattataatggttttttttgttattttacattAGTTTTATTGTGGATTTGAAGGTTGCTcacaagtttttgttttttaaatatattaaatatatttttaaaaaacttattaacgTGAGTGTATGAGGTTGTTTGGTAACTAAACATCGCCTTCTAGGGtgacatttaaaatatttcaacgCCCCGATCCAATGAGGCAACACGTTTTCCACGACTTAGCATGGTTTGGCACCACAACCATGCTTgaacaagtttttaaaattgatatttttaaattggtttataatcaacttctttttctattttatcccatttattttattttattttcaaaattatttctcatttttttcattgttttttctttaatttaggatgaattttttaaactatttttattttttggttttattaggatttttcattgattttaaaaataacccgggttttcttgaatttttttaattgttgctatttgttgggtttattttggataattaatattaaactaGACAGGAATTGAGATTCTTGATTCAATTATAGTTTAGGATTTAATGAATTGTGAGTTTGAGATATTTTCTTAGATTTAAAAGGTTTGCCTGTTTTttcatgtctttatttttttacagttttattatttaacattttacATCATTAATGATTGggctatgatttttttcttcttagttttcaGTTTACTTGTGTTATATATGATCTTTTTAACTGagtatttttggtgttttcctttttttttgggtttgtctATGTATCGATTTTTTTCTCTAGTCATGTTTATGCCCCGagtcacattaaaaaaaaattaaaacatgtttgcattataaaattacaaaatatttttcaattttagcatcttttattttttttcatcttttaaatttagtctcattatttttttattgctatttgttttgacTATGAtcactttttagatttttttatatataatttcactCTCCATAAGTTTGTTTTcctatcatatatatttttattgctatccttttgttttacaagtttataaaattgatatgttttttcatgattttatcatttaagattaaattagttgagaattaagcttttttatttaacctaAATCCAAGAATTTATGAGTTGtcagttttaaaaattagatcaaGTTCAAGAGATTTGCTTagttttttcccccttttttttaagttgttttttttagacttttgcttttttttttttttttgctatgacTTCTATAGTGTTAATCTCGGATTTATGATCCACCACTTTCAAATGTTAACGCaagttagtgtttttttatcattattaaatgtatttattttaattttatcatttatcaattgatttattgaagattgatctttgtgtttttttccttttcctttcatttggttctttttttttctacaagatTATTCCAATCTTATATCCATTGCTATGAAGTTTCTGAATTAACCTATATTgaccgagtttttttttatatatatatatagatataatttttttatttaatattatatttttatatcctGAATTGACttgtgctgatttttttttgttgttatatattttttatttgaattaccAACTGCTTGGGTGGATCTGgttttggaattatttttttaatattttttctatgttgAAAAGAAAGTTTACCGTCCTGTGATAAAACGCGGGCAATCCTGCCTATAAGAGCACGGCTGTCAAAGACGCACTCTCAgttcttgtttttaaaaaatctggCTTGGTCCACTAATTACGCTCCTATCATTAAACACTGTTCATAAATATCGCCGAGTGAATAGTTAAATGTAATCCAATTAACACTAAAAGTCAATTATTTACTTCCTTAATGGATAATGACTTATCTTCTTCGTTTGCTAAACAAAGAGCTGTGAACCACACCATCTGCCAGCTATTCCGTAATCTTCATCACGAGCctgatgaaaaaatattttttaaatagtaattattttttatttaaattatttttttaatatattaatatcaaaacaatttcaaaaagaatATATCATTCTAACATATTTTCACACGTTACTATGACACCATCACCGTTATCAAACCTAGTAGTACACGGTAATACATTTAACCTTTTCCCGACCAATCAAATCGTGTGTTAACTTTACTGTCTTGTACGATGATTAcaagaaagtaaattaataattacacTAGTAGTACACTAACTTTGTAATTTTCCTCAATCGAGTACATggatttcaatgtttttttgttcgAGCACACCAACTCCCTCAAAGCTTACAATCAAGTCCGTCCATCTactttttgtttgttgattgcTCCATTATCTAATGACGTGTCCTTTAACCTTAATCCATTAGAGATACGCTAATTTTCGTTTTATCTCAATCTAGTGCATCGaaagcctttttttatttcggtacacaaactttttttttattgtgtcactaaagtaatttttttgaatttgttttttgaattaatttttttagtgttttaaattttttttaacgtgataatatcaaaaataattttgaaaaaaataaaaaataaaatattttaatatgtttttaaattaaaaaactttaaaaaataacccgagcACTATTTCAAACTTCCCTTGATTGGGCAACATTTAACGGCTGAGGATATACCTCCATGAGCACCACACCCTTATGTGTCCCACCAGCAAATAAACAAGGCACGATAATCAATAGGGCCTATAAAGGGCATAGTGTTCCCAAGATGCGATTGTCTGTCTTTTTTCAAAGTAAGcacagtaaaaaacaaaattaacaccGTTATAATTGAGAAATAGCATTGCTTAGCGAGGAGTCTATGGTATCTACGAGCCGTGTGTGTTACAAACGGCTTTTTAAACGAGTTActgtaaagagaaaaatatgaaagaatttttattttttaaatcacatcaaaattcatAATGATACATTGATGCTATTAAAAGTatcttaacaaaataaatataaaatataaaaaaaatcatcaataatgaCCCTAGTAAATCACACGAGTTTCCAAATCTTTATATAATAAGTATGACTTACTTTGTTCAttattgataattgtttttgatgttgtttgattcatcttgttaatattttttttatagtgttaatAATGTTGCAATTGGAATTTTGATATGTCTtcgatatctttttttaatgttttttcttttcttctcgttataatttatataagcTCGTTTAATAATTGAAGTTAGTGAGTGCATGTGTCACATGCGACTTGTAAATTATAAGTGCCACTTATAATTtgttaaactatattattttttaaattaagttttgaaatgtgttatttcttttctttttttgtttgctattttggaaagaaaaaaactaaacatgCCATCGGCAAAGAAATTTGGATACCTTTTTTTATAACGTATAGTGTAGTTTGGGGAACTACTGGGCTCGTTTGGCAATGTGGTTaaagttacttttcaaataacttttcgtgccaaaatacatgtcaatgatgtttttttattttttaaaaattatttttgacatcag encodes:
- the LOC7462259 gene encoding pathogen-associated molecular patterns-induced protein A70, which gives rise to MLEESISIWTSMNSWLTPAVFFVLLNLMIGTIFVSSRLATQKPGDQRQEQEKHVQAQYGHGYQLTRSPSVLQRLKSISLYSYRSQEPTTVTFENPQDSDQRFTFHQQTSQQDYQYHQNQNQNQPTISSSPSMLQKIKSINLYSYLSQESFNPTSTKTHENQESTPTHFTSQQIYSQIQEHDERLREEEEEDRFQDEENEQIQDQEETFEEIYSKLQGGKLSKSISDTKPTSGEVPKKLPKKMRKSASAKSAFSHFEEEDIVESRRPATVREGKTTTEVGDTEVDAKADDFIYKFKQQLKLQRVDSIIRYKDTINGGS